A genomic region of Caulobacter sp. NIBR2454 contains the following coding sequences:
- a CDS encoding endo-1,4-beta-xylanase, with protein sequence MLTRRACLSLSAGLAATGLLGQVQAQEPSLSQLAKAKGLHFGTALGTGQPFEDARYRDIIIRECGMIVPENELKWYVLRPDDKTFAFERADLLAAFAKQNDMALRGHCLLWHHPRWFPAWLNDYDFGPNPATRAEALLSEHIRAVCARYPQIGSWDVVNEAVNDATGELRETSLSKAMGQGVLEASFHLARQAAPNAKLAYNDYMGWNAGDEKHRAGVLRLLERLKKNGAPVDVFGVQGHLGTGQGDQATGQGPRQEREWRRFIDEAVGMGYDLALTEFDVNDKDLPADPAIRDRIVADEAKAFLDVMLSYPQTKEVLCWGMIDKYTWLQGHQPRPDKLEKRGTPYGSDYRAKPLREAIAAAFRAAPERKPWA encoded by the coding sequence ATGCTGACGCGCCGCGCCTGCCTGAGCCTATCCGCGGGATTGGCCGCCACGGGACTCTTGGGCCAAGTCCAGGCGCAGGAGCCTTCGCTTTCCCAGCTCGCCAAGGCCAAGGGCCTGCATTTCGGCACGGCTCTGGGGACCGGCCAGCCTTTCGAGGACGCCCGCTACCGCGACATCATCATTCGCGAATGCGGCATGATCGTCCCCGAGAACGAGCTGAAGTGGTACGTCCTGCGGCCCGACGACAAGACCTTCGCTTTCGAGCGCGCCGACCTCTTGGCCGCCTTCGCCAAGCAGAACGACATGGCCCTGCGCGGCCATTGTCTGCTGTGGCACCACCCGCGCTGGTTCCCCGCCTGGCTCAACGACTATGACTTCGGCCCAAACCCCGCCACCCGGGCCGAGGCGTTGCTGAGCGAACACATCCGCGCCGTCTGCGCCCGCTATCCGCAGATCGGCTCCTGGGACGTAGTCAACGAGGCGGTTAACGACGCCACCGGCGAGCTGCGCGAGACCTCGTTGTCCAAGGCCATGGGCCAGGGCGTGCTGGAAGCATCCTTCCACCTGGCCCGCCAAGCCGCCCCGAACGCCAAGCTGGCCTACAACGACTACATGGGCTGGAACGCGGGGGACGAGAAGCACCGCGCCGGCGTGCTGCGCCTCCTGGAGCGGCTGAAGAAGAACGGCGCCCCCGTCGATGTCTTTGGCGTGCAAGGCCATCTCGGCACAGGGCAGGGCGATCAGGCCACCGGCCAGGGCCCCCGACAGGAGCGGGAATGGCGCCGCTTCATCGATGAGGCCGTCGGCATGGGCTACGACCTCGCCCTCACCGAGTTCGACGTCAACGACAAGGACCTGCCCGCCGACCCCGCCATCCGCGACCGGATCGTGGCTGACGAGGCCAAGGCCTTCCTCGACGTGATGCTCAGCTATCCCCAGACCAAGGAAGTGCTCTGCTGGGGCATGATCGACAAGTACACTTGGCTGCAGGGCCACCAGCCCCGTCCCGACAAGCTGGAGAAGCGTGGAACCCCGTACGGTTCCGACTATCGGGCCAAGCCCCTGCGCGAAGCCATCGCCGCCGCCTTCCGCGCGGCTCCGGAGCGTAAGCCATGGGCCTGA
- a CDS encoding MFS transporter, protein MPRKTAQGEEKAMKTLKALRWWMIGLIMLGAIVNYLTRATLGVAAPTVLTELDITTKEYGWITAAFQLGIMLQPVCGYVLDVIGLKTGFALFATAWSLITMAHGLANNWPMLAGLRGLLGLAEGSANPAGMKAVSEWFPAKERGMAGGVYNIGASVGSMLAPPLVAWAILSWNWRAAFVVTGVMGLFWVAMWLKFYQPPTKHPRLSDEERDYIAAGQEQHLGAADSKPSLVHILKQRNFWGIALPRFLADPVWGTLAFWAPLYLATARGFDLKQIAMFAWLPFVAADLGCLFGPTVALFLQRRGVSLINARRGAFTVGAVLMMGMAFVSQVESPYAAIALLCLGGFAHQTLSVTVITMSSDLFRKSEVATVAGMAGTFGNFGVLIFSLMIGGLVATVGYDPFFIALGVLDLVGAVLLWTLVRDPARAPKSTAVPPPLTV, encoded by the coding sequence ATGCCGCGTAAGACGGCGCAAGGCGAGGAAAAGGCGATGAAGACCCTAAAGGCCCTGCGCTGGTGGATGATCGGACTGATCATGCTGGGGGCGATCGTCAACTATCTGACGCGCGCGACCCTGGGGGTGGCGGCGCCGACCGTGCTGACTGAACTGGACATCACCACCAAGGAGTACGGCTGGATCACGGCCGCCTTCCAACTGGGAATCATGCTGCAGCCGGTGTGCGGCTACGTGCTGGACGTCATCGGGCTGAAGACCGGATTCGCCCTGTTCGCCACGGCCTGGTCGCTGATCACCATGGCTCACGGCCTGGCCAACAACTGGCCGATGCTGGCCGGCCTGCGCGGACTGCTGGGCCTGGCGGAAGGTTCGGCCAACCCGGCGGGGATGAAGGCGGTGTCCGAGTGGTTCCCGGCCAAGGAGCGGGGCATGGCCGGGGGCGTCTACAACATCGGCGCGTCCGTCGGCTCCATGCTGGCGCCGCCGCTGGTGGCGTGGGCGATCCTGTCGTGGAACTGGCGGGCGGCCTTCGTCGTCACCGGGGTGATGGGCCTGTTCTGGGTGGCGATGTGGCTGAAATTCTACCAGCCGCCGACCAAACATCCGCGCCTGTCGGACGAGGAGCGCGACTATATCGCCGCCGGGCAGGAGCAACATCTGGGCGCGGCCGACAGCAAGCCGTCGCTGGTCCATATCCTCAAGCAGCGCAACTTCTGGGGCATCGCCCTGCCTCGCTTCCTGGCCGATCCTGTGTGGGGAACCCTGGCCTTCTGGGCGCCCCTGTATCTGGCCACGGCGCGCGGCTTTGACCTGAAGCAGATCGCCATGTTCGCCTGGCTGCCCTTCGTGGCGGCGGACCTGGGCTGCCTGTTCGGACCGACGGTCGCCCTGTTCCTGCAACGGCGTGGGGTGAGCCTGATCAACGCCCGACGCGGAGCGTTCACGGTGGGCGCGGTGCTTATGATGGGCATGGCCTTCGTCAGCCAAGTGGAGAGCCCCTATGCGGCGATCGCCCTGTTGTGCCTAGGCGGCTTCGCGCACCAGACCCTGTCGGTGACGGTGATCACCATGTCGTCGGACCTGTTCCGCAAGAGCGAGGTGGCCACGGTCGCAGGCATGGCCGGCACCTTCGGCAATTTCGGGGTGCTGATCTTTTCGCTGATGATCGGGGGCCTGGTGGCGACAGTCGGCTACGACCCGTTCTTCATCGCCCTGGGCGTGCTTGATCTTGTCGGCGCCGTGCTGCTGTGGACCCTGGTCCGCGATCCGGCGCGCGCGCCGAAATCCACCGCCGTTCCCCCGCCCCTTACCGTCTGA
- a CDS encoding glycoside hydrolase family 43 protein, translated as MIRNPILPGFNPDPSIVRVGDDYYIATSTFEWFPGVQIHHSRDLVNWRLIGRPLNRASQLNMLGAPDSCGVWAPCLTHADGLFHLIYTDVKRYGRTTTAGASGASLRDFHNYLVTSPTIDGEWSDPVFLNSSGFDPSLFHDDDGRKWLVNMLWDHRPGRNRFAGIVAQEYSPAEQRLIGERKLIFEGTPLGLTEAPHIYKRDGWYYLITAEGGTGWNHAVTMARSRDLLGPYALHPDTYILSSRLRPDAPLQRAGHADLVETQSGETYAVYLCGRPLPNRGRCVLGRETAIQPMVWGDDGWLRTTDGQGMPELNPPAPNLPPLTFPPTPVRTTFEAGLPIDFQWLRSPFPEELFSTSARPGCLRLFGRETIGSQFRQALVARRQQAHCYSAATLVDFEPEHFQQAAGLVCYYGGTKFHYLHVSHDEVAGKHLRVMSALPDSPQADAFTPPVRLPAGPVHLRVEVDFERLRFAWSQDGETWNWLPQVFDASILSDEATAPGLPNFTGAFVGMACQDMSGMAHPADFAWFDYEERDFRP; from the coding sequence GTGATCCGCAATCCGATCCTGCCGGGATTCAATCCCGACCCGTCCATCGTCCGCGTGGGCGACGACTACTACATCGCCACCTCCACCTTCGAATGGTTTCCGGGGGTGCAGATCCACCACTCGCGCGACCTGGTGAACTGGCGGCTGATCGGCCGGCCGCTCAACCGGGCCAGCCAGTTGAACATGCTGGGCGCGCCGGACAGCTGCGGGGTGTGGGCGCCGTGCCTGACCCACGCCGACGGGCTGTTCCACCTGATCTATACCGACGTGAAGCGCTATGGCCGCACGACCACGGCGGGGGCGTCAGGGGCGTCTCTGCGGGACTTCCACAACTATCTCGTCACCTCGCCGACCATCGATGGCGAATGGTCGGATCCGGTGTTCCTGAACAGCAGCGGGTTCGACCCGTCGCTGTTCCATGACGACGACGGCCGCAAGTGGCTGGTCAACATGCTGTGGGATCACCGGCCGGGGAGGAACCGCTTCGCAGGCATCGTGGCGCAAGAGTATTCGCCGGCCGAGCAGCGGCTGATCGGCGAACGCAAACTCATCTTTGAGGGCACGCCGCTGGGCCTGACCGAGGCGCCGCATATCTACAAACGCGACGGCTGGTACTACCTGATCACGGCCGAGGGCGGGACGGGCTGGAACCATGCCGTGACCATGGCGCGGTCGCGGGACCTGCTGGGTCCGTACGCGCTGCATCCAGACACCTACATCCTGTCCTCGCGCCTGAGGCCGGATGCGCCGCTGCAGCGGGCCGGGCACGCCGATCTGGTGGAGACGCAGAGCGGCGAAACCTATGCGGTTTATCTGTGCGGACGGCCGCTGCCCAACCGGGGCCGCTGTGTGCTGGGGCGCGAGACGGCGATCCAGCCGATGGTCTGGGGCGATGACGGCTGGCTGCGGACGACCGACGGTCAGGGCATGCCGGAACTGAACCCGCCGGCGCCGAATTTGCCGCCGCTTACGTTCCCGCCGACGCCGGTCCGCACGACCTTCGAGGCTGGCCTGCCAATCGATTTCCAGTGGTTGCGTTCGCCGTTTCCGGAGGAGCTGTTCAGCACCAGCGCGCGACCCGGTTGCCTGCGGCTGTTCGGGCGCGAGACCATCGGGAGCCAGTTTCGCCAGGCGCTGGTGGCGCGGCGACAGCAGGCGCACTGCTATTCGGCGGCGACCCTGGTGGATTTCGAGCCGGAGCACTTCCAGCAGGCGGCGGGGCTGGTCTGCTACTACGGCGGGACCAAGTTCCACTACCTGCACGTCAGCCATGACGAGGTCGCGGGCAAGCACCTGCGGGTGATGTCGGCCCTACCGGACTCGCCGCAGGCCGACGCCTTCACACCGCCTGTTCGGCTGCCGGCGGGGCCGGTGCATCTGCGCGTCGAGGTCGATTTCGAGCGGCTGCGTTTCGCCTGGAGCCAGGACGGCGAGACCTGGAACTGGCTGCCTCAGGTCTTCGACGCGTCGATCCTGTCGGACGAGGCGACCGCGCCCGGCCTACCCAATTTCACCGGGGCGTTTGTAGGCATGGCGTGTCAGGACATGAGCGGCATGGCGCACCCGGCGGACTTCGCCTGGTTCGACTACGAGGAGCGTGACTTCAGACCCTGA